Below is a window of Neodiprion virginianus isolate iyNeoVirg1 chromosome 4, iyNeoVirg1.1, whole genome shotgun sequence DNA.
CGGCGAATAGCACGTTGGTTATTCCTGAGATTCTTCTTGTATTTCCTCTCAAATTCTTTTGCAAAATGCTCGACGAGCCGCGAGTCAAAGTCTTCCCCACCCAAATGAGTATCTCCTGCAGTTGACTTTACCTCGAATAGCGAACCTTGATCAATTGATAGGATCGACACATCAAAGGTTCCACCACCCAGATCAAAAATCAGAACGTTTCGTTCTCCCTGTAGGTTCTTGTCTAGTCCATAAGCTAGGGCGGCAGCTGTAGGCTCGTTGATAATTCTCAAGACGTTGATGCCGGCTATGGTTCCCGCATCTTTGGTTGCCTGCCTCTGAGAGTCGTTGAAGTAGGCTGGGACAGTAATAACTGCGTCTTTGATCTTTTGTCCGAGGAAAGCCTCGGCTGTCTCCTTCATTTTGGTCAGAACCATTGAACTGATTTCTTCTGGGTTGAATCGTTTTTTCTCGCCACAAAACTCCACCTCGATCTTGGGTTTTCCTGCCTCTCCAACAACGCGGAAAGGCCAATGCTTGATGTCATTCTGGATCTTTGGATCATCGAAACGCCGGCCGATCAAGCGCTTCGCGTCGAACACAGTGTTCGCCGGGTTTAGGGCCACCTGATTCTTGGCAGCGTCGCCGATCAGCCGCTCGGTATCCGTAAATGCCACATAGCTGGGTGTTGTTCGGTTTCCTTGGTCATTTGCGATTATTTCGACTTTTCCTTGCTGCCAAACTCCGACGCAGGAATACGTCGTACCAAGGTCAATTCCGATTGCGGGCATCTTTGACACACTGAAGTCACTCTTACTCGAcgtttgttaaaaaaattaaaaatttctttcttcttctccggGATTGATACTACACTTCAAAACTTTGACACTTATGCACGATTGGATTGATTAATTCTTCGATTCTTATAGCGTTAATAAGCTGACTTGAGCAAAACTGCGAAGTTTCAACAGTTCCTCTCGACTTGTCGCGTAGTTAAACACTGGCGTATTGCGTCGACTCCCATCCTTTATATTTCGCGCGAACAATTCGCGACGCAACCAGAAGATTCTGACGAATCGGATGAATCTTCTGAATGCGCTTGCACGCTATTGGCTGTTACCATAGTTACGGCGTCGATTTTTCCAGAACTGAAATGTCTAGATGCCGAGAAAATATCGAAACGGATGGAAATTGTCATAAATTTCAGCGCTTGATTATTCTGGAATAAGGACGTATATTCAATCCGTACTGGATTTATATGGTTCAATGCGAATGATTAATCGAATTCGTCTACACGATAAGTTTAGGCCAACAAGGCTGCTGTTTTGACAAAACTTGTCAGTTTTGGTCGCAAGATGATTGAGGCGAGTAAAAAAGGTTACGTCGCAATTACTGTCGCCGTACATTCCAGAAGTAAGTACAATACGTTCGATACGTAACCTATATTAATTGATATCAAGTTATAGTTTAAGGAGGTTACAGTTGATCGAattcatgtatatattatagatTTAAGTGTGACACATCCAATGTACAAGAATAACATGAAACTAACCCTAATTTCCTAAATATAATGCTTTGGAAATCAATGAACATAAATTCTCAGGGCTCTGTTCCATAATCTGCTTTGAATTAATTGTGATAAACATACTTGAACAGTATCCCCGTTTTGAGTTGCCAAAGAACATTCCTGTAGTAATTGTATTATCAGAGTTAGATTAGATTGCGTTGCCACGCTGTCGGAACAAGTAGACAGTGCTCAGCTTCAGAAGTAGATGTAAAAATTTCTGCTCTTGGACTAATTTAGTCTTTCGGTATTTGTGTACAATTAGTAAACTATTGCGCAGACTAATTTATACATAGGTATTGATGTATGCTAATAATTTTAATTGGTATTAGCATGAGAATTGCTGCAAAGATCAAATCATATCTTTAAACTTAACATACttatataatttttagtaGCTCATAATGGCTCCAAAGGTGGAAATTGTACACGATGAAAAGTTAACTCTTGGCGAAGGGCCTCACTGGGACGAGGAAGCACAAGTACTTTATTTTGTTGATATAGATGAGTCTACTATTTTCAAGTATGACCCTAGCACTAATAAAATCACACGGGTCATTGTGGGTAAGTGGcttgtatataattttcaatcaatcttgttcgtatttataaaatatttatagacTATACAGGCAACATTTTTATCACTATGCATACTTTTGATAGGTGCTTGTGCACCTGAATGTAATTGTACAGTGAGGCAGAAAGTTTACAAAActaaattatataaataatgtcGAATATAGGTTTACAGCTTGAATAGATAATATCATCTGATAAGATTTACCCATATTAAAGCCatagaaatattatttgtatatttgctatttatttataattgaaatttttttgcatacttacagataaacaaaataaaacaactaTTGGCTTTGTCGTACCTGTAGCAGGTACCAAAGATAAATTTGTCATAGGATATGCAAGTAAATTTGCACTTCTGACTTGGGATGGCGTTAGCACGGATCCAACCAACGTTGAAATCCTTCTTGATGTGAATCCAGGAGCTAAAGTTCGGTTTAATGATGGCAAAGTTGATCCAACAGGTGACCAAAATCTATACAGTATATTTCTGCTACTGTCAATCAATGAAAATcacagtaaataaaaattgtaatatcgATACAGTTATCCACGTTCATCCGTATTGAGTTGCATTGTATGTACAAAGTATAATCATTGAATCAGAAATTTGATATGTTTTTCACTTCACATACATaaccatttttcattcgagTTTATTAAATGGTCGTGGTGTTAGTGTGAACAACAGGTATAGTATGGAATGATTTTGAggatatttgtttttattactgATTGAATAAGCTTGATCATTTTTGAGTACTAGTATAgcatgtaataaaaatttacatggCACCATGTCTTCAATGACCTTTACATTACATCTCCATAATCTATGATGTTCAACATTTATTCCTTGACTATTTGCAACAATAGTGTGTTCACAAATTTATCTATATTCTGTTTTGAATTTCCAACACATTGCTCATGAGGTCTGACAAAAAATTCCAGGACGCCTGTGGGCTGGGACAATGACGTCAGAATATAAAAACGTGGGAGAGGAGTTAAGACATGGATCGTTTTATTCCTTAAGTTCAACTGGAAAATCATCAATAACGCATCTTACAAATGTAGGGATTAGTAACGGCCTTGCATGGTCATCTGATCGCAAAACTTTCTATTATATTGATAGTTTCAATCGGGCAATTGACGCATTTGATTGTGATCTTCATAACGGAACATTGAGTAAGTATTGGATCAGGTTTGCTTAGCATATGCATCAACGTTCTACAACACGGGATGTTCAATTGAAGAATACTTTCAGACGGTGCTATTTTAACTACATGTAATAtcataatttaaatattacaGAAAATCGGCGTACAGTTTTTGACACAATCAAAAACAAGGTACAGGGATTGCCTGACGGTATGACCATTGATAAAGAAGATAAATTATGGCTTGCCACATTTGGAGGTAGTGCAATTCATCAAGTGGATCCTAACACTGGTTCTCTTCTTCGATCAGTTCAACTTCCAGCAGCAAAGGTACAAAGCTAATAAGTTTATTTAAAACAGTAGCTACTCGGTACATTTAATCAAAATACCTTTATTGTTGATCCAATTTTCTCTATGCCCATGAATTCaccttatttattttatttctaccaATTCGTTTTCCAGATTACCTCAGCTACGTGGGGAGGGCCAAACTTGGATGAACTTTATGTGACAAGTGCTAGCGTACAGGATACGGAAGAGCATCGTTACTCAGGacgtttgtttaaaattactgGACTTGGTACATCTGGACTTCCAGGTGTGCCagttaaattataaatacattatGGGATTTGAcgttgtgataattttttaaatcaatcaTAATCAATCCGAGCTATAAAGTgcctatttttatttatgagCAAGTTTGAGCTATACATATTTTGAGAATACTTTCTACCACAGGCGAGTATTCACGATTGTactaaattatttcacaataaaGGTACTGTattgtttcgaattttcacaGTTTACTACCTCCGTTTGGTTCGACAATGCAGTGTTGGAAATTTTGGATCTTGTGAGCGACCAGCTATCATTGTGCAAAATAATGTTTAAACTCGCTTactcttttcaattttttaaatatgattCGTTGCCTCAACACCAATTATTTTCGTAAAGAAAGTTTCTGCGTAACTTGTTAACCtcagaaataaatattatgcTTTTATTGCACAACACTTTCTAATCTCAGTGTTATCTTTATGTTTTGAGATTTGTGTTCAGGCAATATTATACTTCACTTATCATGGTAAAGCGGCGCAGCACTGTACACATGATTGCTGATTACAAGTCTTATGTAAGCATTTCTCTCacattattttataagttttattttcactcttcaaaaataaggaaaatataaataagagtaagaatttcttctctgcatgcacgatgtaaggagactgtagtgtgtagatgtttatgtttacccctttcaatccttcgcttccgatgagaagcccgtaagacagaatgctgtctaataaatgagatgcgggtgtgcaaatcattaatctacgagagaatatttgttgagaaaatgtaaatttgaacaactggtgaatttgaaaaattaacgacggagccaggaatcgaacctggaatctagcgatgcttaaccggagacttactccactagaccacctagccgccctgactctgttgtctttaatttctctcataaccagtgagttcaaatttgttttcatgtgcccgatttgtatgagtaagaatttcttctctgcatgcacgatgtaaggagactgtagtgtgtagatgtttatgtttacccctttcaatccttcgcttccgatgagaagcccgtaagacagaatgctgtctaataaatgagatgcgggtgtgcaaatcattaatctacgagagaatatttgttgagaaaatgtaaatttgaacaactggtgaatttgaaaaattaacgacggagccaggaatcgaacctggaatctagcgatgcttaaccggagacttactccactagaccacctagccgccctgactctgttgtctttaatttctctcataaccagtgagttcaaatttgttttcatgtgcccgatttgtatgagtaagaatttcttctctgcatgcacgatgtaaggagactgtagtgtgtagatgtttatgtttacccctttcaatccttcgcttccgatgagaagcccgtaagacagaatgctgtctaataaatgagatgcgggtgtgcaaatcattaatctacgagagaatatttgttgagaaaatgtaaatttgaacaactggtgaatttgaaaaattaacgacggagccaggaatcgaacctggaatctagcgatgcttaaccggagacttactccactagaccacctagccgccctgactctgttgtctttaatttctctcataaccagtgagttcaaatttgttttcatgtgcccgatttgtatgagtaagaatttcttctctgcatgcacgatgtaaggagactgtagtgtgtagatgtttatgtttacccctttcaatccttcgcttccgatgagaagcccgtaagacagaatgctgtctaataaatgagatgcgggtgtgcaaatcattaatctacgagagaatatttgttgagaaaatgtaaatttgaacaactggtgaatttgaaaaattaacggtgaatttaaaaaattaaaatataaataatttcgagTTTCATAATACCGTAGTAGGTATCAAAGATTATGTTGTGATAAGCTATGGAAGCAAGCTAGCCTTCTTGACATGGAATGGCATTAACGCGTACCTCAATCAATGTTGAAACTCCCATCAATCTGCATAGGCGAgctataatttaataatatttaactCCTCACGGTTGCATCGGGTCATTTTTGGCCTCAGAAACTAAATATTTCTTATGGGACGACAAATAAGTGCAACGACGAAGGGTTAATAATGACAGTGTTGTTTGAGTTGTTGGATATGGTTTAGCTTTGTGTTGGGGCTAATTTAAAACTCGTGTCTGAGATAAACAGAGAACAGTACATAGCTTGTACATCAAAAATGATGTGACAAAAATAGGAATTGCTTTCTCATGACCAAACTTTTTATTAGTTCAAAGTCTAAATAAGACAGTTGATCCATTTGATTATGAATAGGTATTGACATGAAAGAACGAATCAAGTATGTTCAAAAGTTTATAGCACGATTGCAAATGCCAGAATTATGCAACGTACCCTAATCCACTAATTTGCAACTCGATTGTAAATACAGAATTACAGATATGATTCGAGTTGTGATTAAGGTATCGGAATTGATATAAGCGCTCTTATGTTTCTCGAATAGTTAAAAAGTCAATGACCAAGCTTATGTCATTCATTGTGTAGATTAGAGAAGTATATGAATCTTAGTCTGAAATACAGTACGTTTTAACCACATACTATAATCTAATCTTTAATTTGCAAACTTGTCTCATAACTCATAGAACTGCTACTTAAATTGTGGTACGACTGTTTGATTTTCCAGTTGCAGTTGCTGTTGTCTGAATTATAGAAGCTctatttagaatttttgataCACACTTAAGAGAAAACAACttcaaagtttcttttttaatacCTTGTGCTacattattcgaaaaatttattctattaatttttacattctGCCAATAATTTACAGTGTCAAGATATTCACTTATCACTCTGATGAAAAGTGCTCACTCTATCAGGTTATCAACTTTTTATCAGCTAACTTGATAGTGCTCTAGTTGTGAAATactttgataattatttgCTATATTCTGACGGATTATGTTCACAGTTTCTGTTTCTTTCCAAACCGAAAAAGCAGGaacttcgttcaattttttcatcgagcaTAAGTGAAGGAATATTTCATTACGCATATTTTGAGTTATGACTTTTGAAAGGACAGCTTCAACTGCCGTGTATTAAAATTCACCTAAAAGGTAAGCATTCATCTATACTAATATTACAAAGAGgaaagatttgattttttgtttgtttgtttgtttgaagTGAATAGGCTCCTAAACTACTGgaccgatttaaaaaattctttcaccgTTGGCAAGCTACACTATTCCCGAGTGACATAGGctatgtttcattttcaaaaaaattagggaTGCTTACTAAAACTTGAATAATCTAACccaagttgtaaaaaaataaacaaaaaacttcCGTCAATCGCGTGCGCTGCGAAAACTATTAATGATAGAACAAAATGatgtattacaatttttttataaactcactgtaaacattgtgtattttctttcattatattattatatgcccgtgcgaagccgggatgggctgctagtgTAATATAACTTGAAAATGTATATTAAAATTGCTATAACATGCTAGTATTTACTGATTACCTGGcttaatcaatttttataggCACAAATAATGGCgccaaaaattgaaattatacacGATGAACAGTTAGTTCTTGGCGAAGGACCTCACTGGGACCACGCTGCGCAAGTTCTTTATTACGTTGACATACCTGAATCCATGGTTTTCAAGTATAATccaaaaaccaacaaaatcACTCGAGTCATTGTTGGTAAGTAGCAAAAATTTAACTATATATAGTCCAACTTCAACTTGTAATTTTAAATACAACTAAACTTATAATTTGTATTCAATATGTGCTTACAGATAAACAAAATAAGACAAGCGTGAGCTTTGCAGTACCTGTAGAAGGTACCAAAGATAAATTTGTCATCGGGTATGGCAAGAAGTTTGCTGTTTTGACTTGGGATGGTGTTAGCATAGATCCAACTAAGGTTGACATCCTTGTTGAAGTGGATTCTGGGACTATAAACATATTCAATGATGGCAAAGCTGATCCCTCAGGTATGCAGTATATCCAAAATATATATTCcattattgtttattattgaAACATTATTGCACCAAATTATCTTCGCATAATACTTCACAGCCAACTTCTATTCTATATCAACACTTTCATGATATGTGCAAGTAACAACGTACTGATAAACTCACTTTTACTTACTAtgtcaaattgaataattgatttaatctgaaaaaattttagggCGTTTGTGGTCTGGTACATGGGAAATGGCCACATTCAAACCAGGTGTCTCAGAATCAAGAAAGGGAACGTTTTATTCTTTAAGTAAAGATGGAAAATCTGCCAAGGCTCACTTTAGTGGTGTGGGAATCAGTAATGGTCTTGCCTGGTCTGCTGATAGAAgaactttttattatataGATTCTCTCAATTGGGCAGTTGACGGATTTGATTATAATATTGATACTGGAGAAATAAGTGAGTATTTATCATGGAATCGTCTTATTGCCTAGCATTATGGTATTTGTTACCCTTAAGAATACAGTTTGTTGGAAAACATTTTGTAACAATTATAATTCATGCAAtctaaaatataatatcatGTCTCTTATGTATAATCAGATAAGAGTTATGAAAGAATACAAATTTTAAAGCGCATCaagtaaaaaatgttgtctTCTATATCTAAATAGACAAGAGtttaaaaaacataaattttaaaGCAAATCGACGAACCATCTTTGActtgaaaaagaataatatcaAGGGGTTACCTGATGGAATGGCAATAGATAGTAAGGATAAATTGTGGTTTGCCACATTCAATGGTAGTGGAGTTCATCAAGTGGATCCTAAAACTGGTACCCACCTCCAGTTTGTGCAACTTCCAACAGCAGGGGTAAGGAAAAGCTCGTTTTGTGTAAAACTGATACCTCTCCATGTTCTATTTTATCAGTGATACCTTTTTCCAGATTACTTCAGTCGCATGGGGTGGACCAAATTTGGATATACTTTACGTGACTAGTGCCAGTCTGTATGAGTCAATAGACCAAAGCGATCTTAACAAGTCCTATGTGGGACGTGTGTTTAAAATTACAGGACTTGATGCATGTGGACTACCAGGTGTCCCAGTCAAGCTCTAAATACACAGAATTACATCTAACCTGTTAATAAAGGAATTACAAATTAATCCAGGAATCActtcaatgaataaaaatattaattttaagcTATTTTAAGCCTTCCAGGTCGCACTTATTTGTCCTTCCATAAGAAATAAATGGTTTCTGGAGACAAAATTGACCCAGTGCGACAGCAAAGGGTTAAAAACTATACTTCACTTGGgaagtttttataaaaaaaaaaaaagaaacagaatcGTAGTTTTTAACGTTGAAGTTGCCGTTCAAAATTATTCGTTGCATACGAATAagtatacataaatttgaCAACAAAGGTACTCCTGATATTTTTAGAGCTCTTGAAACCCATGTTGATGCTTCTACAACATTGTAGAATATTTCTGGAGCTTTCCAGCAGATTTAAGAGTATTCTCGATGTTTCTAGAACATTCCAAGAATTTGAGAGAAGATTCATAACTGTTCAAGAATACTCTTAATATTTCTAGAATATTAAAGGACACTTTCAGAACTTTAAAGAACGTCCGAGGCTATTTTCGATGTTTCCTGTAGAGCAATCCATACCATTCCAGAACATTTCCGGATCTTTCGGGTGGATTTAAAAGTATTTTCGAAGTTTTTAGAACATACCAGAACTTTTCTGGAACATTGCCACAGGTTCTAGAATATTCTTGATGTTTTTAGATATACCAGAACTTTCGAGACCATTCTAGCAGCTTCCACAACATATCAGAACAATTCCGGAGCTTTCGAGCAGATTCGAAAGTATTCTCGATGATTCTATGACATTCTAAGAACTTGAGAGTAGATTCACAACTGTTCAAGAATACTCTTAATATTTGTAGAATGTTTAAGGACACTTTCAGAACTTTCGCAACCGTTCGAACTTTTTCGGAGCTCTCCAGCAGTTTTGAAAGTATTATCATTAGTTCTAGAACcttttaactattttcaaaacttatGAATATTAGGCACTGATCTTGATTTTCATAATATTCTGTAACGTTTTGGAATATTTGAAACTGTTTTCGCAGTTTCGATTCGGCGTAAGTGAGCGCGACAAGGGTCAAATTGGGTACAACTCGATATTATCTAAAATGTTTATACATCATGaaggtatttttttattgtttttaacACTACACGCTCGCGCTTATTTGTCGTCTCATAAGAAATGCATGGTTTCTGGAGGCAAAAATGACCCAGTGCGACTGTGAAGGGATAATTTTGAGTTCATGGGTTCCGGTTAGGGTTTAGAAAAGGCTTTGACTAATTCATTACGACTCCATCGTTTAATCTACAAGAGTTTTTAAATCGTCTAATCTGCGGTCTAATGGCtggtaaataatataatattatctcCAAGTGGAAATGTTTTATGCAACCAGCTTTACGACACTGCTATCTCATAGTCTCGAACTTTTATGTGGCTTATGTAATATCATTGTAATTAAGAAAGGTGTAGCCTTTTAGCCATTTCTTGACTCGAGAAACAAGTCTATTGCGACAGATAAAACTACTTTAATTATTTGGTGTTCAACATAGTGCATGTATATTAGATTGTCTAATTCCATACAAATAATTCTGAGTCTAAATGTGAGTTGcagttttatacatatatgaggAAAAGAAGCTATATCATCGTAATCCTAgttcatttattcaattgtGGTCACTTATTTAAATTGTATAACACTGTAAGTGcagtttaattatttacagCAATTTCATTAAATGGCTCcaaacataaaaattgtgcACAATGAGAAACTAGTTCTTGGTGAGGGTCCATACTGGGATCATGTTGCTCAAGTGCTCTATTATGTTAATGTATTGGAAAGTACTATTTTCAAATATGAACCAAGTACTGAGAAATTCACCCAAGTTATTGTAGGTAGGTTGATTTGAGATCATTTCTCGTCATCACCATAAAGCCTATACGAATatctaattttatttatatttaatttatacatcaattctattcatagataaggaaaaaaaatcgagtgTGAGCTTCGTTATACCTGTAGAAGGTATCAAAGACAAATTTGTCATTGGGTATGGAAACAAACTTGCCCTTTTGACTTGGAATGGTATCAGTACTTATCCAACGAATCTTGAAATACTTATCAGTTTGAATGAAGCAACTGACACTGTATTTAATGATGGCAAAGTTGATGCCAGAGGTGCTACATCTTTATTGTGATTATCATTGAAAATTactaattttgattttgaaaatgatgcCAATGAGATTAAACCATTA
It encodes the following:
- the LOC124303243 gene encoding regucalcin-like isoform X2, whose translation is MAPKIEIIHDEQLVLGEGPHWDHAAQVLYYVDIPESMVFKYNPKTNKITRVIVDKQNKTSVSFAVPVEGTKDKFVIGYGKKFAVLTWDGVSIDPTKVDILVEVDSGTINIFNDGKADPSGRLWSGTWEMATFKPGVSESRKGTFYSLSKDGKSAKAHFSGVGISNGLAWSADRRTFYYIDSLNWAVDGFDYNIDTGEITNRRTIFDLKKNNIKGLPDGMAIDSKDKLWFATFNGSGVHQVDPKTGTHLQFVQLPTAGITSVAWGGPNLDILYVTSASLYESIDQSDLNKSYVGRVFKITGLDACGLPGVPVKL
- the LOC124303245 gene encoding regucalcin-like isoform X1, translated to MAPKVEIVHDEKLTLGEGPHWDEEAQVLYFVDIDESTIFKYDPSTNKITRVIVDKQNKTTIGFVVPVAGTKDKFVIGYASKFALLTWDGVSTDPTNVEILLDVNPGAKVRFNDGKVDPTGRLWAGTMTSEYKNVGEELRHGSFYSLSSTGKSSITHLTNVGISNGLAWSSDRKTFYYIDSFNRAIDAFDCDLHNGTLKNRRTVFDTIKNKVQGLPDGMTIDKEDKLWLATFGGSAIHQVDPNTGSLLRSVQLPAAKITSATWGGPNLDELYVTSASVQDTEEHRYSGRLFKITGLGTSGLPVYYLRLVRQCSVGNFGSCERPAIIVQNNV
- the LOC124303245 gene encoding regucalcin-like isoform X2 yields the protein MAPKVEIVHDEKLTLGEGPHWDEEAQVLYFVDIDESTIFKYDPSTNKITRVIVDKQNKTTIGFVVPVAGTKDKFVIGYASKFALLTWDGVSTDPTNVEILLDVNPGAKVRFNDGKVDPTGRLWAGTMTSEYKNVGEELRHGSFYSLSSTGKSSITHLTNVGISNGLAWSSDRKTFYYIDSFNRAIDAFDCDLHNGTLKNRRTVFDTIKNKVQGLPDGMTIDKEDKLWLATFGGSAIHQVDPNTGSLLRSVQLPAAKITSATWGGPNLDELYVTSASVQDTEEHRYSGRLFKITGLGTSGLPGVPVKL
- the LOC124303245 gene encoding regucalcin-like isoform X3, with translation MIEASKKGYVAITVAVHSRNKQNKTTIGFVVPVAGTKDKFVIGYASKFALLTWDGVSTDPTNVEILLDVNPGAKVRFNDGKVDPTGRLWAGTMTSEYKNVGEELRHGSFYSLSSTGKSSITHLTNVGISNGLAWSSDRKTFYYIDSFNRAIDAFDCDLHNGTLKNRRTVFDTIKNKVQGLPDGMTIDKEDKLWLATFGGSAIHQVDPNTGSLLRSVQLPAAKITSATWGGPNLDELYVTSASVQDTEEHRYSGRLFKITGLGTSGLPVYYLRLVRQCSVGNFGSCERPAIIVQNNV
- the LOC124303243 gene encoding regucalcin-like isoform X1; amino-acid sequence: MVKRRSTVHMIADYKSYAQIMAPKIEIIHDEQLVLGEGPHWDHAAQVLYYVDIPESMVFKYNPKTNKITRVIVDKQNKTSVSFAVPVEGTKDKFVIGYGKKFAVLTWDGVSIDPTKVDILVEVDSGTINIFNDGKADPSGRLWSGTWEMATFKPGVSESRKGTFYSLSKDGKSAKAHFSGVGISNGLAWSADRRTFYYIDSLNWAVDGFDYNIDTGEITNRRTIFDLKKNNIKGLPDGMAIDSKDKLWFATFNGSGVHQVDPKTGTHLQFVQLPTAGITSVAWGGPNLDILYVTSASLYESIDQSDLNKSYVGRVFKITGLDACGLPGVPVKL